TGATTCTCCAAAACGTATTTCATGTAGATTGTAGAAGAATAAGGCGGTATTGATTCGTCTATAAATTAACCTCATGGGTCGAAATGCAGTTCTTCTCTCTGAAGAATTGACTAAATTAGCATTCGTATATCGCATCTTGGTTAATTATAAAAGCTTTCGCGTGTTAATTTACTGCGACGCGATCCCGAACGCAAAGCGATTTTCGGGATCGGCGTTCGTTCAGCGGTATTTGCCATCTTCAAGCTGCGTATTTACATGAACTCAATGAAAGCTAGACGCTAAATAATGACAACTTTTTCATTAATTTACCTGATGATGGTTTCAGCTTTCAGTAACCTTGCTGCATTTGACTTTGTGCAGACTAGCAGTCTAGCTCATTACAGCTTCGATACCACTGAAACCTAAAATATGCCTTAAATCTGTCTGTCTGTAATTTGTTGATCTCAATTCGAATTAGCGACCAAAACGAAACCTTGTCCACGCTTTGAGCATTCAAGTGTGACGACTGACGCGTTGATAACGCATTGttagcaaacattttcaaggTTTTGCGTTTATGCGGTTTATCACATGAGTACGGTGAATTGCGAAACAACAGTAATAAGACTAAACGGTGAACAAGGTTTCATTCCCGTGCGTTAGGGTACAAATTAAATGGTAGAACTTGGTAACGACTTGCGgtcatagatatcttatatacaACAACAGTTGTTGTaaataagatatctatgctTGCGGTACACTAGTGTTATCAACGGAGTGGTAGCTGTGTTAAATTTTGGTGCTTTGCAACTTTTCGATGTGAAAGCGAAATCCATGTAGGCCTACCGAGGTTAAGCCAATGTTTTACGTCCAGTGCTCACAGTAACCTGAAGGTTTGAACTGAAAGGAAATATTCCATGTCTAACGCACAGTACCACACGTAATAAATTCGAACACTTTAGCACTCTTAGAAAGCTTTTCGATTAAGACTTTGTGGTAAGGGTTATCCAGCCTTGTACTTGGCGGAGAATGGTGAGATTGAGCTAATAATATGGAGCTACAAGTTTAACAGCAAAACATTACGTCAAACCTTGCGCATGCGCTGTATGTATCAGTCATTTGCTGTGAGAACTCGCTTGTAACGCAATTAACTTAACAAAGTTTAATCTGTCCCGTCTAAAATCGCAATAGTGCTTAAACGCGACACTTTATCTACAGCTGAGCAGTGATGACAGTTACTTCGTATAAGGTATAAGTTTTTCATGTTTACATAATAACGTATAACTTCCGGGTTAAGACCGTAGTTTGATCATAGCACGGTATAACTACGATTCGTCAGCCTATTCGCTGTTTGTGCAGTTCTATAGCCCTAAATTGATATGGGTGAATTTAATGCTAAACAGCATTAAATTGAAGAAATTCTTGTAAATTTGATAAAACGGCGACCTGAAAAAAGACATAAAATGAATATTGTCAAATTTTGATTGTTGACACATATTCTGAAACAGAAATCtttattgtaaaatatgaAACACGGGCGTCTTTAACGGAAAGCTCACGAATTACGATGCGTGACATCGCcgtaattaaaacaaatacgTCACGACatcattgtttacattttgttataaatatgtCGGAAGTCGCCGAACACTGTTAAGCGAGTCACGTGAAAGAATAcctaaaaacttaaaatttgtatttagGATTGAATTGAACcaacattttaatttaaaactaaatttagATAAGGCAAAAGCTGCTATATGACAACATTTTAAgttatataaattaaaaaaaaacgataaaaatagctttgaacgtaCTTTTTCAGCCGTGAGAAATTGACAACCAAATTTGTTTGAGGAAATAGGAGATCCCGTGATAAAAATAAACGTTGCGGTACTTGCACAAAGAAGCAATGACGTCATGGTTATCTTTAGGTGGCAACAACAACACGAAACAGAAACCAGATtcgtcatttaaaaaaaaactcacATTAAAGTCGGTGTACGCGACAGCATTGCAACAACCGATACAAAAACCTTTGATAAAGGGTTTTGCACAAAATCtacaacaaataatttaacaTACACTTGTATGTACAGTTGAAGCATATCTGTCGAGTTGAGATCTACGCAATTTACAACTTTTCACCTTGATAACCTTTGACCTTTTGTACGTCACAATCGTTGGCAGGCAATAGAACCAAACTTAGATAAGTAATAATATACAACGCGATAAAAAAGTGGCCGATTCTGTTCGTATTACGTAAAACAAAGCGGTATTTTGGAGCAGCAGTATTTCGTCCCTTCCACGCACAATTCACCCACAGAGTGAACGTTTTTAGGCTTTTCTCCCGGTTGTTGAATTATCACTGGGGCGTCTGTAAATCTCCCTTTCGCCTGTTTTCCTGTTTTCTTCAGGGTGAAAGAGCCCTTCTCCAGGTCACCAATGTCCTTTTTAGCGGCTCGTTTTTGATTGTCGTCAAATTTCTCAGTGATGCATTCAATCAAACGATCGAACGCTTTGTCAATATTGGTGGCATCACGTGCACTTGCTTCGATAAATAGAGCCTTGTGCTTTTGTGCTAGCTTCCTGCCTTCTTCTGATGTCACCGATCTCTTTGATCTCAAATCAAGTTTATTTCCAAGGAGCATTGTGATTGGACAATCCGGTTTCAGAATCTCTTTTAATTGGTCAAGCCATTTCGCGGCGCTTTCGAACGATCTaacttttgtgatgtcataaacgaCTATCGCTCCCAAAGAGTATCTGTAGTAGCAGCATGAACTCTCCCTAAAGTGaaagggttttaattagaatgtGTTTTCCATTACTTGTAGTTCAATGTGGCTTTACCAGATTTGTACGACGATAGGatacaattttattattacataccaagaaaacaaaagcaaataagcctatttcaaaatttctttcCAAAAGGTCAAATTTGATTTATGTAGGAtgcatatgacgtcattaaatgTCGTCATTTGtactaattttattattagttCGCAATGGTTGGCAGTTGGTCATTGCCAACAGCttgtaaaaaattaagtcTAAAATATACCTTTCACTGCGGCTTCTGTGTTACCTTTAACAAGAAACCAACGAAAATGCCTGATTATTTGGTTTTATCGTTTCCCACCGTTATCGCAAAATTTTCATCGTCAGTGAATAAACCTAACGTAGGAAATTTGGCGGGCTATAGGAcgttatttattgtttgcacTTGATTTAGAAAAACCGGTTTGGGGCGCGCAGAAAAGATCAAAGGTATCTTTGTGCTGTCATAGATTGTTAAACATTCATCATTGCGTCACTTAATGATAACGAAATAAGAACGCTCTTATGACCAAGCGATGAATTTCGCTCGATGTTCCAGGTTTCAACGCCAGCTGCGCGTCATAAATGTTGTTTACTGGTAAAAATCTTGGCTGGAATTTTACTTACACAGCAGAAAAGCAAATTATGTTGCATATTTCAGGCACGTTTAATAGCAGCTCTGTTTTCAACTTGTctccaaatttttattccGGTTTGTAATGAACGTGCGGAACTGAACGAGTAATACGAACCATAAATTGCGAATAGGACTGTACTTAACGTAAAGTTTTCCGTTGTTTTTGCAAACGCAGCTGTTCCTGGGTCGATTTAACTGTGAAACGCCAGACGAGCCCAAGAGCAGGATGTAATCAAACGCTTATAAAATGCGTGCTTATTTTCAGTAGCACTTCCTTATGAAATTAGAACTCATTTTTGTATTCGTGCGTTATCGTCAAATAGTTTACGGTCAAATGGTGTTTGCTGCCTTCTACGGTATGAGCTTTTAACCGATAAATTCTTTTTTCCGATCTAGTAATTGTTTTGTGGAATCCGGTTTTATAAGACAAACTTCTTcattaagaaataaaatagcCTCAAAACACGAGCAATTTAAGAATTACCTGAACAATTCTTTGCCCGCCATATCCCATAGCTGAGCGCAGATTTTTCTTCCTTTCAAAACTTTCCGAGCGTGTTCCATGACCACTGTTGGTTTGCTCTCTTCGACAAAGACATTCTGCGTAAATCTGGACACGATTTGAGATTTCCCAGTTTCTGTATCACCGACGACTATGATTTTGTACACACGACTGTATTCCTCCATGATCTGTGGCGACAAATAAACAAGTTGTAAAACAACCGAAATTAAGTATTACAAGCGCAATAGTTCAATACAACACACGTTTATACTCTTTTTGAGCtgaaaatgcttacaaaagaGCAGTAATGATTCCACAATATTCTTTAGCATACACACAACCCCATATGACTTACCTTAAACTCAGGTCAACTACGAGTCAcaagaaatttttcatcaaaaataaattaaagtgGGAAGTAACCAGGTCAATTTATAAAACGTTCTGAAACCGAGAATAATCCTTGTAATAAAGTTCGTTTAATGGAAAAATCGTCCACAAAATAAACCAACTTGTGTACACGAACACAGCTGTGAAATTGGGAGCGTAGACTCGGTCTGACCGACGCAACTTGGTAAAAGTTTTCTAGCATTATTTCGTCATTTCCGGTTGGTTTAAGGAACTTCCTTGGTCGAAAGTTACACCACCAGCAATCGGTACATGCACATAACATTAGGCCTTAGTTGTAAGCCATTTTGGTAATACATACAAGGTCTATCAGTCTGACAGAGGCGCACATAGGCTACGCAAAAACTGGTTGCCTGTACCAAGGTATCGTACCTTCTTGTAACAGTAACAAACCTACCCAAAACAAAGATGTTTGGTCAAAGCGTTCATTTTCAATGCAGACGTTCAAGCACAGGTTTTCTAACGAAGCTGCCTTCACTAACAGAGAATGTCGAATGCGATCGTTGGTGGTAAACAAAGTCGTTTTTTTATCGATCCTGACCGAAATCAACAATGAAGTCTTATACCCCCGAGAATAAATAGAACGGTATGACATAGGCTTTGGGTCAAAAACGTCGATATCCACACGGCCGATATGTCTTTTAAATATCAGATCTTTTTCAATAACATCTTCTGAAAACTGCGACACACGCCACCTTGTCAGACGATACCAACGTTAGACTAGAACCTCCCTTTCTTGATTTACCGACGTTTAATTTCCCTCAGCGAGATACAACTATGAAATACTGGCCCGAAAAAAGATATTTCAGCTCTCTTTGGGAGTTCCCAATAAGTGGGGATGTTCGCTTTTTTATGACACCACAGTCTTTGATGTGCTACTCACACTTGGCATCATTACCACCAATTTATCGGTCTACATTGCACGAAAATACGTCATAAGCGAACTAAGAACGGAAATGTGACCTAACATCATCTGAAAGCGCGCAAGTGACGTGCGCGTAGTGCCGTCATAACGCTAGAAAGCTTCCCGACATTTTTAAACTCATTAATTTTTCATAGTTCCTCCCTAATTCTATCTATAAACAACATATGAACAAGCAAGACTGAAATGCCAagtgtgtttatttttgctttttttgcttttccCCTACATTTGAATATGCTTGAACCTTGTAAGCAAACCTGCGGACAAGACAGAACTTGCTTTGTACGCCCGTgggtttttgttgttaaactGTTTCAAGGGATTCTTCAGTTTAAActgcaaagtaaaaaatgaagCATTGTGGCGGTAAATCATTGCGGCAGACTGCAGAGGGGCGTTGCGGTTGCTttggttatattttttaatcctTTTTATCTTGTCATAAATTTGCAGGGagattttttataattaaacaTCCGTATTGCCTTAGTAGGGTAACTATTTGTTTTCAGATTTAGCAAAATAAGAAGGGAAAACTCATATACGTAAGACGTAGCTGTCTTCAATCCCAAATCTCTGATTACTCAAAGTAATGTATAACTGGTCCTGACAAAACACTTGTATGCACTAAAATGAATCACATTAAATTTGAGTAATTTCAACgttctaaagtctaaactAATTTTATCGGTCACGCCAATATGTAGCtcacaatttacaaattatGGTGATAAATCATTACCGGTAGCCTACATACGTTATGTTCACTTGTAATAATGTAACAACAAACTGAAAACTCAAATTTACAGGcgatttaaatatttaaaaatctaACCCAGATTCGTTAACAAGCTATAGTGTAGTCATCTCCCcataaaaaaaactgaactGACATGTAAGAGACAAGATCGCGTGAAAACATATGACTGCGTGAGTAAGCGTGATAAAAGTTTTCCAATTACGTATCCATCGTGATTTTTATCACAACATGTTACTTCCCCGGAGCGACGTGAGAATTATCTCAGAAAACTGCCGATTCTTTTGTGGCTCATAACAAGGGGGACAAAAGCAAGACCGTTTGGAAAAGTTTTTAGATTCCAGCAAGCAATCCAATTTGCCTTTTTGTTCTTTGTGTTTGAGCAGgctaattattttttgcacTAAACACGTCATGTAACAAAAGAATTCATTCTAACAAGCTGCGTGTGcatgacatcacaatcatTTCACGTAAGTTTATTATTTGATTTTGACGACAAACTATcattcaaaatgtttcaatacaaattttaattcaaacaTCATTTCAAAACTATAAttcataattgaaatatagCACTAAGAACTTTTTTGTTGCAGACTACTCAAACCGGTCCCCTAAGCTTAATTTTTCCAACTAAGCAATGTCATTACATCTTCCAAAGTCCATCATCACTGTGCATTATTGTTGTACAAACTCGGGCTCGCCAGCAATGTCGTTTACTATTGTTATGGCCACCAGAAACCAGGCTCCTGCCTGACGAAATCGGATTTCTTTGCCCATCTACTAATGTGCGCATTGACCTTCTGTTATTTGACTTCAATttcttaacttatgttttgTGAGTTTAACTAATTATGGGTTTAGTGACCGTGCTAGCTGTTACCAGTAATGatattaccttaattatttttgagcacCGTAAATGGTTCAATGGATAAGAAAAGCGACATCCAGCACCACGGCTGCGGACCTTGTTGGAAAGCAGGGGATAACATATACAATGTTCTGGTCATTCCACTGCAACTAACGATTCCCTTAAATAGAATACCTTCCACTCCCAGCAAAGTCGTACAAGTAGTAAGCTGCTTTCAATGAGTTTAAAAAACGCCTCGGCCCCTACACTCTAACCTCCCTGTACAATCTAAACGCCAAATCTGTCTCTGCAGTATTTCATACCCAAACTTAATAAATACTGACTGTTTCCGTAAAACGACAGGTGGGTTGAGCGGCTGAAACATTGaagcaaactttaaatttattttgatggGAGCTGAATGACAAAGACTGATTTTTGTCTTCATTAAAACGATGCATTTCATTCAAATCGCATCCAGTGTGCAGGCCATAGACATCGGAATAATAAACACTAGATGACTAACTAGATTGTGTTGCTAAGGGGAAAAATGAAGCAAGCATGCGATTgacaaaaatctcaaaaaGCCGCGAAAATGCCTGGGCGTGTTACGTGTTTATATATTTGCTTATGGTGCAGGCACATTTAGATCGGCGTTTTTGTATACGATGTCTATGCCgaaaaacaattgttacaGAAATTTCACCTGAAATGCGCAACCATATGTAAACAAACTGTGTCTTGCCCACTTAGCTGTTTCGTGCCGATAACCATTGCGACATTTTGTTTGCAATAACTGCAAGCGAGGCCAGATAGCACCAATCAAGAAATCAGCAGTTATACCTTAATTAGGCCTAGTTGCTAGTTGTATGTGTATAGTTACCATTGTACACGTTTTAGCATCTTTCATGGCAATACTTTGTCGCTTCTTTCCTGTACTACCGGTACTACTATACATTgattgttatttgtttgttaatatATTTCTTGGTATATTAAGCTATAACAGAGTTTTCATTACAC
The Clavelina lepadiformis chromosome 4, kaClaLepa1.1, whole genome shotgun sequence DNA segment above includes these coding regions:
- the LOC143452162 gene encoding uncharacterized protein LOC143452162, coding for MEEYSRVYKIIVVGDTETGKSQIVSRFTQNVFVEESKPTVVMEHARKVLKGRKICAQLWDMAGKELFRESSCCYYRYSLGAIVVYDITKVRSFESAAKWLDQLKEILKPDCPITMLLGNKLDLRSKRSVTSEEGRKLAQKHKALFIEASARDATNIDKAFDRLIECITEKFDDNQKRAAKKDIGDLEKGSFTLKKTGKQAKGRFTDAPVIIQQPGEKPKNVHSVGELCVEGTKYCCSKIPLCFT